One Glycine max cultivar Williams 82 chromosome 6, Glycine_max_v4.0, whole genome shotgun sequence DNA segment encodes these proteins:
- the LOC102662988 gene encoding uncharacterized protein yields the protein MCPPPAKVNTKGAPKKAMSRNPRSTKRNPSYWEYVDAFESMQNSNLSVRRTASSSEQPNRTMMMPMLDQFQPFTHDFIDKIVDVKVDGNCGYRLVVGLLGMGQDSWSVVRNHLLKELAKFFEDYIKLFGGMERFEELRM from the exons atgtgtcctcctccagcaaAGGTTAACACAAAGGGGGCACCGAAGAAAGCTATGAGCAGAAACCCAAGGTCAACAAAGCGCAAtccatcttactgggagtatgtagaTGCCTTTGAATCTATGCAAAATAGCAATTTGTCGGTGAGGCGTACTGCATCATCCTCTGAGCAACCGAATCGAACAATGATGATGCCCATGTTGGACCAGTTTCAGCCATTTACGCATGACTTCATTGATAAGATTGTTGATGTTAAAGTtgatggtaactgtggatatcggttgGTTGTcggtttattaggtatgggtcaaGACTCTTGGTCGGTGGTCCGCAACCatctgcttaaagaacttgccaaATTCTTTGAAGACTATATCAAGCTCTTTGGTGGCATggagagatttgaggaattaaggat gTAA